In a single window of the Streptomyces sp. NBC_00285 genome:
- a CDS encoding nitroreductase family protein yields the protein MNASSVDHATVSRVIRSRRSIRHYRPDPVPAALLTELVELALEAPSSFNLQARSVVTVTSEEGRRALTAATGGQPHPQEAPVMLVFVAESAAWREDRGDVWDTATQRGAWSERFAAASPADTRHFYEDLAGRGLEREYAVKDAMIAASFLMIAAEAAGLATSPMNGWDEGQVKKAIGIDGRDDLHIALLMPLGHPAESRLHPGRRDRVLTCFSETYGR from the coding sequence GTGAACGCATCGAGCGTCGATCACGCCACCGTTTCCCGGGTCATCCGTTCCCGCCGCAGTATTCGCCATTACCGGCCCGATCCGGTACCGGCCGCGCTGCTCACGGAGCTGGTGGAGCTGGCCCTGGAAGCGCCGTCGAGCTTCAATCTGCAGGCCCGTTCGGTCGTGACCGTCACCTCGGAGGAGGGGCGCCGGGCGCTCACCGCGGCCACCGGTGGCCAGCCGCATCCGCAGGAAGCGCCGGTGATGCTCGTGTTCGTCGCCGAGTCCGCCGCCTGGCGCGAGGACCGGGGCGACGTGTGGGACACCGCGACGCAGCGCGGGGCGTGGTCCGAGCGATTCGCCGCCGCTTCGCCCGCCGACACCCGCCACTTCTACGAGGACCTCGCGGGCCGGGGCCTGGAGCGGGAGTACGCGGTCAAGGACGCCATGATCGCCGCGTCCTTCCTCATGATCGCCGCTGAGGCCGCGGGTTTGGCCACCAGTCCGATGAACGGCTGGGACGAGGGGCAGGTCAAGAAGGCCATCGGCATCGACGGCCGCGACGACCTGCACATCGCCCTGCTCATGCCGCTGGGCCACCCGGCCGAGAGCCGGCTTCACCCAGGACGACGGGACCGTGTGCTGACCTGCTTCAGCGAGACGTACGGCCGCTGA
- a CDS encoding tautomerase family protein: protein MPHISISHFPRTFTEAERAELVTALTETVTRVFGVEEGAVSIAVEPVEPSRWIERVHTPEIDAKAHLLWKQPNYSQPIPAEGTR from the coding sequence GTGCCGCACATCAGCATCAGCCACTTTCCCCGCACCTTCACCGAGGCCGAGCGGGCCGAGCTGGTCACCGCACTGACCGAGACCGTCACCCGGGTGTTCGGCGTCGAGGAGGGCGCGGTGTCGATCGCCGTGGAACCCGTCGAGCCGTCCCGGTGGATCGAACGGGTGCACACACCCGAGATCGACGCCAAGGCCCACCTGCTGTGGAAGCAGCCGAACTACTCCCAGCCGATCCCCGCCGAAGGAACCCGATGA
- the upp gene encoding uracil phosphoribosyltransferase translates to MTTGHNVHLLPQTDQLRAIHTIIRDKDCTREDFVFHSRRVIRHLLEAGLDLLPFTKKDVTTPVGTTYQGLEFASKICAVPVIRAGEAMEGELRYLHPGIRVGKILIQRDKRTKLPHLYYQHLPADIADGHVLLLEPMLATGGSAIAAIDVLREAGVPEKHIIMINFLSSPEGLRRVGTERPQVKIVTSAIEDRLNEHAFMIPGIGDFGDRFFGTTDSGATE, encoded by the coding sequence GTGACCACGGGCCACAACGTCCATCTGCTTCCGCAGACCGACCAACTCCGTGCCATCCACACGATCATCCGGGACAAGGACTGCACCCGCGAGGACTTCGTCTTCCACTCGCGCCGCGTCATCCGGCACCTGCTCGAAGCCGGCCTCGACCTCCTGCCGTTCACCAAGAAGGACGTCACCACCCCGGTCGGCACCACCTACCAGGGACTCGAGTTCGCCTCGAAGATCTGCGCGGTGCCGGTCATCCGGGCGGGCGAGGCCATGGAGGGCGAGCTGCGCTATCTCCACCCCGGCATCCGCGTCGGCAAGATCCTCATCCAGCGCGACAAGCGGACCAAGCTGCCGCACCTGTACTACCAGCACCTGCCCGCGGACATCGCCGACGGCCACGTACTGCTGCTGGAGCCGATGCTCGCCACCGGCGGCTCCGCGATCGCCGCGATCGACGTGCTGCGCGAGGCCGGGGTGCCCGAGAAGCACATCATCATGATCAACTTCCTGTCCTCTCCCGAGGGGCTGCGCCGGGTGGGCACCGAGCGTCCACAGGTCAAGATCGTCACCAGCGCGATCGAGGACCGGCTCAACGAGCACGCGTTCATGATCCCGGGCATCGGCGACTTCGGCGACCGTTTCTTCGGGACGACCGACTCCGGAGCCACCGAGTGA
- a CDS encoding MarR family winged helix-turn-helix transcriptional regulator: MRDSVDEFMDQWAAQRTDLDLDAMGTVGRILRLSRLVNARLKDYFTQYDMETWEFDVLATLRRSGQPLTAKALAGSIMIGSAALTNRIDRLVARGLVTRESVPGDRRSLHIALTAEGRDLVDRTVEGHVQNQLKILAGLTPDDREDLTRVLRTLLVSLGDTR; this comes from the coding sequence ATGCGTGACTCCGTCGACGAGTTCATGGACCAGTGGGCCGCCCAGCGCACCGACCTCGACCTCGACGCCATGGGCACGGTCGGCCGCATCCTGCGGCTGTCACGACTGGTGAACGCCCGACTCAAGGACTATTTCACGCAGTACGACATGGAGACGTGGGAGTTCGACGTCCTCGCCACCCTGCGCCGCAGCGGGCAGCCGCTCACAGCCAAGGCACTGGCCGGCAGCATCATGATCGGCTCGGCCGCGCTCACCAACCGCATCGACCGGCTGGTCGCCCGCGGCCTGGTCACCCGCGAGTCCGTGCCCGGCGACCGGCGCAGCCTGCACATCGCCCTCACCGCCGAGGGACGCGACCTGGTCGACCGCACCGTGGAGGGACATGTCCAGAACCAGCTGAAGATCCTCGCGGGCCTGACTCCGGACGACCGCGAGGACCTCACCCGCGTCCTGCGCACCCTGCTGGTCTCGCTCGGCGACACCCGCTGA
- a CDS encoding arabinan endo-1,5-alpha-L-arabinosidase — protein MRRTSLLAVPVAFLLALIPGTASAYPNPGTVTGATTVHDPTMIRTSAGRYLLYGTGGGLGYRTSTDRTAFTAGGDAFTAKPGWWSSYATEAWAPDISYQGGKYLLYYAVSTFGSNKSAIGLATSGTGLPGSWADQGTVYTSTTASDYNAIDPNLFVDGDGKWWLSFGSWWTGLKMIQLNPSTGKQLSSNTTRYSIAARPTGTKAVEAPYIVKRGGYYYLFASYDTCCAGTSSTYKVKVGRATAVTGPYVDKSGVAMTNNGGTPVLESHGRYIGPGGQSIMNDSDGDLIVYHYYDGNDNGTPKLGINLLNWSSGWPVAH, from the coding sequence GTGCGCCGCACATCGCTTCTGGCTGTTCCCGTCGCCTTCCTGCTGGCCCTGATTCCGGGCACGGCCTCCGCGTACCCCAACCCCGGGACCGTCACCGGTGCCACCACCGTCCACGACCCCACCATGATCCGCACCTCGGCCGGCCGGTACCTGCTGTACGGCACCGGCGGCGGTCTCGGCTACCGCACCTCCACCGACCGGACCGCGTTCACGGCGGGCGGCGACGCGTTCACCGCCAAGCCCGGCTGGTGGTCGTCGTACGCCACCGAGGCGTGGGCGCCCGACATCTCCTACCAGGGCGGCAAGTACCTGCTGTACTACGCCGTCTCGACGTTCGGCTCCAACAAGTCCGCCATCGGCCTCGCCACTTCGGGCACCGGCCTGCCCGGCTCCTGGGCCGACCAGGGCACCGTCTACACCTCCACCACCGCGAGCGACTACAACGCCATCGACCCGAACCTCTTCGTCGACGGCGACGGCAAGTGGTGGCTGTCCTTCGGGAGTTGGTGGACCGGCCTGAAGATGATCCAGCTCAACCCGAGCACCGGGAAGCAGCTCTCCTCCAACACCACGCGGTACTCGATCGCGGCCCGCCCGACCGGCACCAAGGCCGTCGAGGCGCCGTACATCGTCAAGCGGGGCGGCTACTACTACCTCTTCGCGTCCTACGACACCTGCTGCGCCGGCACGAGTTCGACCTACAAGGTCAAGGTGGGCCGGGCCACCGCCGTCACCGGGCCGTACGTCGACAAGAGCGGCGTCGCGATGACGAACAACGGCGGCACCCCGGTCCTGGAGTCGCACGGCCGGTACATCGGCCCCGGCGGACAGTCGATCATGAACGACTCCGACGGCGACCTGATCGTCTACCACTACTACGACGGCAACGACAACGGCACACCCAAGCTCGGCATCAACCTGCTGAACTGGAGCAGCGGCTGGCCGGTCGCCCACTGA
- a CDS encoding phosphoribosylanthranilate isomerase translates to MTTVNKLVQVAGVIDAVEADMIIAQGADWLGFALRLPSGKDDIPEQDAAVIIKGLAAPHAGVLISYLTDAQEISDFCHELGVVAVQLHGDVETGQLRRLKEIRPDLFVLKSLVVKQDNAEELLKLVDDTHAFVDMYITDTFDPRTGAKGATGLTHDWNVSAELVRRSPKPLMMAGGLNPENVGDAIRAVRPAAVDAHTGLEGPDGRKDRAKVAKFVAEARRAFDEIG, encoded by the coding sequence GTGACCACAGTCAACAAGCTCGTCCAGGTCGCAGGCGTCATCGACGCCGTCGAGGCGGACATGATCATCGCTCAGGGTGCCGACTGGCTCGGCTTCGCGCTGCGTCTGCCGTCCGGCAAGGACGACATTCCCGAGCAGGATGCCGCGGTGATCATCAAGGGCCTCGCCGCCCCGCACGCCGGCGTCCTCATCAGCTATCTCACCGACGCCCAGGAGATCAGCGACTTCTGTCACGAACTCGGCGTCGTCGCCGTGCAGTTGCACGGTGACGTGGAGACCGGGCAGCTGCGCCGCCTCAAGGAGATCCGGCCGGACCTCTTCGTGCTCAAGTCCCTCGTCGTCAAGCAGGACAACGCCGAGGAGCTGCTGAAGCTCGTCGACGACACCCACGCCTTCGTCGACATGTACATCACCGACACCTTCGACCCGAGGACCGGCGCCAAGGGCGCCACCGGCCTCACCCACGACTGGAACGTCTCCGCCGAGCTCGTCCGGCGTTCACCCAAGCCGCTGATGATGGCCGGCGGTCTGAACCCGGAGAACGTGGGCGACGCCATCCGTGCGGTCCGGCCCGCCGCCGTCGACGCGCACACCGGCCTGGAGGGCCCCGACGGGCGCAAGGACCGCGCCAAGGTCGCGAAGTTCGTCGCCGAGGCCCGCCGCGCTTTCGACGAGATCGGCTGA
- a CDS encoding EamA family transporter, with the protein MTSQRLAATSALTALAPAVWGSTYLITTEFLPPDRPLLASTLRALPAGLLLLLMTRTLPRGIWWWRAVVLGVLNIGAFFYLLFLAAYHLPGGVAALVMTIQPMIVLLLGSALLKDRIQPVHLVACLVGAVGVALLVLQPHAGLDGVGVLAGLLGALSMASGIVLTKRWGRPEGVGLLTFTGWQLTVGGLVLLPVTLAGEGLPDHLTWTNVGGFAYLSVIGALIAYVLWFRGLSRLPALAASFLSFASPLCATVLGYLFLDETLRPLQLLGAAAVVGAVVLAQPRGRDRRPAPAPPERAASRV; encoded by the coding sequence GTGACCAGTCAGCGCCTCGCCGCGACCTCCGCCCTCACCGCGCTCGCCCCGGCCGTCTGGGGATCGACGTACCTCATCACCACCGAGTTCCTGCCGCCGGACCGGCCGCTGCTGGCCTCCACCCTGCGGGCCCTGCCCGCGGGACTGCTCCTGCTGCTCATGACCAGGACGCTTCCCCGGGGCATCTGGTGGTGGCGGGCCGTCGTCCTGGGCGTCCTGAACATCGGTGCCTTCTTCTATCTGCTGTTCCTGGCCGCCTACCACCTGCCCGGGGGAGTGGCCGCGCTGGTCATGACGATCCAGCCGATGATCGTGCTGCTGCTCGGCTCGGCGCTGCTGAAGGACCGGATCCAGCCCGTCCATCTGGTGGCCTGCCTGGTCGGCGCCGTCGGAGTCGCCCTGCTCGTACTGCAGCCGCACGCCGGTCTCGACGGCGTCGGCGTACTGGCCGGGCTCCTCGGCGCCCTGTCCATGGCCTCCGGCATCGTGCTCACCAAGAGGTGGGGCCGTCCCGAGGGCGTCGGACTGCTGACGTTCACCGGTTGGCAGCTCACCGTCGGCGGGCTCGTCCTGCTGCCCGTCACCCTGGCCGGCGAGGGTCTGCCGGACCATCTCACCTGGACCAACGTCGGGGGCTTCGCCTACCTCAGCGTCATCGGCGCGCTCATCGCCTATGTCCTGTGGTTCCGAGGTCTGTCCCGGCTGCCGGCCCTCGCCGCCTCCTTCCTGTCCTTCGCCTCACCGCTGTGCGCGACGGTCCTCGGCTACCTCTTCCTAGACGAGACCCTGCGCCCGCTCCAACTCCTCGGCGCGGCCGCCGTCGTGGGCGCGGTCGTCCTCGCCCAGCCGCGGGGCCGGGACCGCAGACCCGCACCGGCGCCGCCCGAACGCGCGGCGAGCCGGGTCTGA
- a CDS encoding SUKH-4 family immunity protein has translation MATHDEMTELFGADRVVTLDRAVAEERGLSEADAEVLCDVGVPAFVDVLFTLDTADDGPDPFTVVPVAAGGDETHILVLGGPTDDPAMRYCLDMDRGYVILMSFDAEPRAEIVNRTLADLVEFLYRFALRTKHLEQAAPQDRAPYTDTLVEYLRARDPYAFAQPDSWWSMVFEQVG, from the coding sequence ATGGCCACCCATGACGAGATGACGGAACTGTTCGGCGCGGACCGCGTGGTCACGCTGGACCGTGCCGTCGCCGAGGAGCGCGGACTGTCCGAGGCCGACGCCGAGGTGCTGTGCGACGTCGGTGTGCCCGCCTTCGTCGACGTGCTGTTCACCCTCGACACCGCCGACGACGGGCCCGATCCCTTCACCGTGGTGCCGGTCGCCGCCGGCGGCGACGAGACCCACATCCTCGTCCTCGGCGGCCCCACCGACGACCCGGCGATGCGGTACTGCCTCGACATGGACCGCGGCTACGTCATCCTCATGTCCTTCGACGCGGAACCGCGCGCCGAGATCGTGAACCGCACCCTCGCCGACCTCGTCGAGTTCCTGTACCGCTTCGCACTGCGCACCAAGCACCTGGAACAGGCCGCACCGCAGGACCGCGCGCCGTACACGGACACACTCGTGGAGTACCTCAGGGCCCGCGACCCGTACGCGTTCGCACAGCCGGACAGCTGGTGGTCGATGGTCTTCGAGCAGGTCGGCTGA
- a CDS encoding pseudouridine-5'-phosphate glycosidase → MSTRIPIHYSEEVREALHERRPVVALESNVITHGLAYPHNAETAYEVEAAVRKGGSVPATICVEDGALKVGMTEQDIERFASGTGIPKVSSRDLPVVLARRGLGATTVASSLVAAELAGIQWFSSAGLGGVHRGAETTMDVSSDLIQLTRSKVAVVCAGAKMILDLKLTMEYLETQCVPVLSHGCDDFPAFYCASSGIRSPHRIDDEDLIAEVVATHWATGHPGGVVVATPPRAEDAVDRAEAEAAIQDALAQAERDGVGGQGLTKYLMHAVDRATGGRTAQANMAVLISTAEVGGRLAAAYARHQTDRG, encoded by the coding sequence ATGAGCACCCGCATCCCGATCCACTACAGCGAAGAGGTCCGCGAGGCCCTGCACGAACGGCGGCCCGTCGTCGCGCTGGAATCGAACGTCATCACCCACGGCCTGGCCTACCCGCACAACGCCGAGACGGCGTACGAGGTCGAGGCCGCCGTCCGCAAGGGCGGCTCCGTCCCGGCGACGATCTGCGTCGAGGACGGGGCCCTCAAGGTCGGCATGACCGAGCAGGACATCGAGCGGTTCGCGTCCGGGACCGGCATCCCCAAGGTCTCCAGCCGCGACCTGCCCGTGGTGCTGGCCCGCCGGGGCCTGGGCGCGACCACCGTCGCCTCCTCGCTCGTCGCCGCCGAGCTGGCCGGCATCCAGTGGTTCTCCTCCGCGGGTCTCGGCGGCGTCCACCGTGGCGCCGAGACCACCATGGACGTCTCCTCGGACCTGATCCAGCTCACCCGCTCCAAGGTCGCGGTCGTGTGCGCCGGCGCCAAGATGATCCTCGACCTGAAACTCACCATGGAGTACCTGGAGACGCAGTGCGTCCCGGTGCTCTCCCACGGCTGCGACGACTTCCCGGCCTTCTACTGCGCCTCCAGCGGCATCAGATCCCCGCACCGCATCGACGACGAGGACCTGATCGCCGAGGTCGTCGCCACCCACTGGGCCACCGGCCACCCCGGCGGCGTGGTCGTCGCCACCCCGCCGCGCGCCGAGGACGCCGTCGACCGGGCCGAGGCCGAGGCCGCCATCCAGGACGCGCTCGCGCAGGCAGAGCGGGACGGCGTGGGCGGCCAGGGCTTGACCAAGTACCTGATGCACGCGGTCGACCGGGCCACCGGAGGCCGCACCGCCCAGGCCAACATGGCCGTCCTCATCTCC